In Lactuca sativa cultivar Salinas chromosome 5, Lsat_Salinas_v11, whole genome shotgun sequence, the DNA window ACAAGTGTTCTACAATGCATAACGTATTCATCTTAGTAATTCTGGCTTCATCATTTGCTTTGatagctgattcatgtacactTACTAAAAAATGGGATCTTTCGGTTCAGAGTACTCTCTTTGGTAATATTGTTGCGCATATCAAATCAGGAGATACGGATCTTGGGAATCATACCATTCCATTCGGTGGAAATTACACCTGGTCTTTTTGTGCCAGGATAGATGGTGTCACTCTTTACTCTGGCTACTTTTGGTGGGGTTTAAGATTTCAAAGTTTAGCTTTGTATGACAACCGCATTCGTGACATATGTTCAAGATTTCAAAGATCGGATACCGGACATTGTTATTGGTTAGTAACACCTGATGGATTCTACGTATCTGGGAATCCATTTAAGGGTGGGGCTGATCCACGTGCAGTGTTTATAAAAAACTGGGATTAAATTATGCGTCATGTTTTTTGCTTTTGTAGTTTGATATTACATAAACAATAACTTGGTTGATGACCTTAGTAGGTGTTTATTTTTCCGGTCAGCAAATGTTTGTAAGGATgttttattcctcatattttacCAATATCAAATTCACAAGTTCTATTAATCGATCTATATGCAACGTACTTTAGCCTTGTACAATTAACATAATCATAAccttgcaaccaaaaacatgttgTAACGTCATGTCACCTTGTTAGCTTAATCATGAAAAATCTACTGGTAACCCTGAATTTGTTTTTTAAGACCTGTGGATGCCTAGAAGGGATGAATAAAATAGAGACTCAAATTAGGCCCGTTAGTGAAAGTCGAATTACCCGTCTAACCCGTTTCAAATTCGGGTAGATCACGTATTGGTTATGAAAATTCGGGTATTCGGTTAAcccaatatttaattagttctggTGTTGGGTAGTTGTAATAATTTTTGGGTATAACCGAACAccaattttgttttttaaataatacattaGCAATATATTACATTAAATCAAATAGTAGCAAACATACAACTTTAACTATTCTAAGTGGTGCTTGAATTATCATTCAGTACCAAACATACCACTATACATCAATTGTTGAACTATCTAAACAGAAAATACATACTCCAAGATGATCGAAGATAGGGTAATTGGCTTGCCAATGCTAATAATGCCAACATATTATTTTGACATGGATGTGTAGTTACTAATGATTTAATAGTAATATTGTTTTTGTACAAAAAATTAagggttttttatttttatttatataaatgtcgATATTATCTTCAAATATTTATTGTTTACAGGCTTTTGACAATTCAAATCTCCCTAATTATTTGtgcattttttttccattttgtGGTCATTATGACAGTGGGTCGTTTGTtcaatatttattatattaattgCAGACTGTAGATAGTTTCTTGTGTATACAGATGATTAAATACCAAATCACTTAATTTGAGAAAAGGGGAGTTTGTTTGACGAAATCAGGGGAATAAAAAATACGAAAAAGCATTTACCTCATAA includes these proteins:
- the LOC111913920 gene encoding uncharacterized protein LOC111913920, coding for MHNVFILVILASSFALIADSCTLTKKWDLSVQSTLFGNIVAHIKSGDTDLGNHTIPFGGNYTWSFCARIDGVTLYSGYFWWGLRFQSLALYDNRIRDICSRFQRSDTGHCYWLVTPDGFYVSGNPFKGGADPRAVFIKNWD